From the genome of Actinacidiphila yeochonensis CN732, one region includes:
- a CDS encoding TIGR02452 family protein: MSARLRSIARENERIFTEGGYTGPDGRWHEVGGALAEAAAGTRLFGPEPVPLDGPAAGPRAGPGTVCTVTGESSTAAARRLVHGGGTRSGALAVLNFASARNPGGGYVNGAQAQEEALCRSSALYPCLLRVPEFYGHHREVRDPFYSDRVIHSPAVPVFRDDRGRLLAEPFSAGFLTSPAPNAGVVRRTMPERAELLGPALDARAERVLEVAVGCGYRRLVLGAWGCGVFRNDPARVAAAFAALLRPGGRFHQAVDEAVFAVLDRRGDSPARAAFADTFAR; the protein is encoded by the coding sequence ATGAGCGCGCGACTGCGGAGCATCGCCCGGGAGAACGAGCGGATCTTCACCGAGGGCGGGTACACCGGCCCGGACGGGCGATGGCACGAGGTGGGCGGGGCGCTGGCCGAAGCGGCAGCGGGCACGCGGCTGTTCGGGCCCGAGCCGGTGCCGCTGGACGGTCCGGCGGCAGGACCGAGGGCGGGGCCGGGGACGGTGTGCACGGTGACCGGTGAGAGCAGTACGGCCGCGGCGCGGCGCCTCGTCCACGGCGGCGGGACCCGGTCGGGTGCGCTCGCGGTGCTGAACTTCGCCTCGGCCCGCAACCCCGGTGGCGGCTACGTGAACGGCGCGCAGGCGCAGGAGGAGGCGCTGTGCCGGAGCTCGGCGCTGTACCCCTGCCTGCTGCGGGTGCCGGAGTTCTACGGCCACCACCGCGAGGTACGGGACCCCTTCTACAGCGACCGGGTGATCCACTCCCCCGCCGTACCGGTGTTCCGCGACGACCGCGGCCGGCTGCTCGCGGAGCCGTTCAGCGCGGGCTTCCTCACCTCGCCCGCGCCGAACGCCGGGGTGGTGCGGCGTACGATGCCGGAGCGGGCGGAGCTGCTGGGGCCGGCGCTCGACGCACGCGCCGAGCGGGTGCTGGAGGTGGCCGTGGGATGCGGCTACCGCAGGCTGGTGCTGGGCGCGTGGGGCTGCGGGGTGTTCCGCAACGACCCCGCCAGGGTAGCGGCGGCCTTCGCCGCGCTGCTGCGGCCCGGTGGGCGCTTCCACCAGGCCGTGGACGAGGCGGTGTTCGCGGTGCTGGACCGGCGCGGGGACTCCCCCGCCCGGGCCGCGTTCGCCGACACGTTCGCGCGATGA